The following coding sequences lie in one Polluticoccus soli genomic window:
- a CDS encoding DEAD/DEAH box helicase → MSQRIIEVIKRIDLPTLHSLVGPVILKAIKSIHQEGNETTIAEILSLKYGYLILNYPDTRKALINSLSPSDALSLSKACSLDSTSSREAYNKLIAFFEKAYNTDKSRLLVNFLGLDDQFILKHTTDSRTAVEEISVRYGESMKIVPYLHPYQKKVKDEAMTRLIQRTEKSFFIQMPTGSGKTFMALECFVDLLRRPQLYDGKNITNNKFLVWLVDRNELAEQAFQSFVKLWKLRGDRTVKAYRLFKDFEPDFSSTEGGVVFAGFDKLYAILKNQKHAAYKSVLNLIANTELLTIDEAHHSLAETYYQCISKFRETPLIKLLGLSATPGTNDYETTKKIVELYSSDKISIRDPDWKEVPSAIKYLQDLGYLAKLDTKLLETGINSKDDDTERVLDDLASNSDRNEKVMEQIQIAHDNEESTIVFACTIDHVYALLILCRSRNINAKFIIGEVDQADRVDILREFREGKFRILINLDILSTGIDLPNVNKVIIAKPISSPNLISQILGRALRGPRNGGNETNTIINIKDNLVNFPGASFLYHYYEGDWQKI, encoded by the coding sequence ATGAGCCAACGAATAATTGAAGTAATTAAGCGCATTGACCTCCCAACTTTACACTCATTAGTTGGCCCAGTAATATTAAAGGCCATAAAATCAATTCATCAGGAAGGTAACGAAACGACAATTGCCGAGATACTCTCATTAAAGTACGGGTATCTTATTTTGAACTACCCTGACACGCGCAAAGCATTGATTAACTCTTTGTCTCCGAGTGATGCTCTTTCTTTGTCCAAAGCGTGTTCTTTGGACAGCACTTCGTCGAGAGAGGCTTACAACAAGCTCATTGCCTTTTTTGAAAAAGCTTACAATACTGATAAAAGTCGCCTACTTGTTAACTTTCTTGGACTTGACGATCAATTTATCCTTAAGCACACTACCGATAGCCGCACAGCAGTTGAAGAAATTAGTGTACGATACGGCGAATCTATGAAGATTGTTCCGTACTTACACCCGTACCAGAAAAAGGTAAAGGACGAAGCTATGACCCGCCTGATTCAGCGTACAGAGAAATCTTTCTTCATACAAATGCCAACTGGTTCGGGAAAGACATTTATGGCACTAGAGTGCTTTGTTGATTTACTGAGAAGGCCTCAGCTATACGACGGAAAGAATATAACTAACAATAAATTTCTTGTGTGGCTCGTGGATAGAAATGAACTCGCTGAGCAAGCCTTCCAATCCTTTGTAAAACTTTGGAAGCTGCGCGGCGATAGAACGGTTAAGGCATACCGGTTATTTAAAGACTTTGAGCCAGATTTCTCATCAACGGAAGGCGGTGTGGTTTTTGCTGGATTTGACAAGCTTTATGCTATTTTAAAAAACCAAAAACACGCAGCTTACAAATCAGTCCTCAATTTAATTGCAAATACAGAATTGCTGACAATTGACGAGGCCCATCACTCTCTTGCCGAGACATACTATCAGTGTATTAGCAAGTTTCGGGAGACCCCGTTGATCAAATTGCTTGGTTTGTCCGCTACTCCTGGCACGAATGATTACGAAACGACGAAGAAAATAGTTGAGTTATATTCAAGCGACAAAATTTCAATAAGAGATCCCGACTGGAAGGAAGTACCAAGTGCAATAAAATACCTCCAAGACTTAGGCTATTTGGCAAAACTCGATACAAAGCTTTTGGAAACAGGAATAAACTCTAAAGATGATGATACTGAACGAGTATTAGACGATTTAGCATCGAACAGCGATCGAAACGAAAAAGTCATGGAGCAAATACAAATTGCCCACGACAATGAAGAATCAACAATTGTTTTTGCTTGCACTATCGATCACGTTTATGCTCTTTTGATTCTCTGCAGGTCACGCAATATCAATGCAAAATTTATTATTGGTGAGGTCGACCAAGCTGACCGCGTCGATATTTTACGGGAGTTTCGTGAGGGAAAATTCAGAATACTAATAAACCTAGACATTCTTTCAACGGGAATTGATCTACCAAATGTCAATAAAGTGATCATTGCGAAGCCAATTAGTTCACCAAATCTTATCAGTCAAATATTGGGCCGCGCATTACGTGGGCCTCGAAATGGCGGAAATGAAACTAACACAATAATTAATATTAAAGATAATCTTGTCAATTTCCCAGGAGCGTCGTTCCTGTATCATTACTATGAGGGTGACTGGCAAAAAATATAA
- a CDS encoding recombinase family protein yields the protein MKKAVLYTRVSTDEQKRTGFSLQEQYNRLKDYCTRKGYQIVGHYQDDHSAKNFKRPEYQRFLEDVRLKRVRPDLLLVTKADRFTRDAFEGYTQITNLRKNNIEVESLSDGSYDFTNPNKFFQNLLQFGAAQHENILKADNTKRGMREALRQGRWVWPAPVGYDNDTNTKLVVIDSANAPYVKKAFDLVASGLYSCEEVRRMLNNEGFKRTKQAFMNMLRNPFYYGYILVKEWQNEPEELVKGIHEPIISETVFSKVQLVLKRRKRNWPKTQALNEQLPLRGHLICQDCGKSLTGSGSVSRNKSIHHYYHCQNGCKERFRADNANVCFAEYLKTFEVPTDVVQLYKEVLKDMFQQDDSERKKKLADIDKQMRLVNGRLASLADKLADDKISYEDFNEAKLRYKEELNKMDIEYQELNGIKSSFDRYLTYGLMILPDISKYYTQADLTAKREIVGSIFPEKVIFDGKSYRTSRVNGLFSLFSNTGKGLGGQKNKKAGKNSDLFDLAPPSGLEPETP from the coding sequence ATGAAGAAAGCAGTATTATACACAAGGGTATCAACCGATGAGCAGAAACGAACAGGTTTTAGTTTGCAGGAACAATATAACCGCTTAAAAGATTATTGCACAAGGAAGGGTTATCAAATTGTCGGTCACTATCAAGATGACCATTCTGCGAAAAACTTCAAACGGCCAGAATATCAGCGTTTCTTAGAGGATGTCCGTCTGAAAAGAGTTCGTCCGGATTTACTTTTGGTTACTAAAGCTGATAGATTCACGAGAGATGCATTTGAGGGGTATACTCAAATTACAAACCTTCGGAAAAATAATATCGAGGTTGAGTCACTTAGTGACGGTTCGTATGACTTCACCAATCCGAACAAGTTTTTTCAAAACCTTCTGCAGTTTGGAGCTGCTCAGCATGAGAATATTCTAAAGGCCGATAATACTAAAAGGGGCATGCGTGAAGCGCTAAGGCAAGGCCGTTGGGTCTGGCCTGCCCCGGTTGGTTATGATAATGATACCAATACAAAATTGGTAGTAATAGACAGCGCAAATGCGCCTTATGTCAAAAAGGCTTTTGATCTAGTTGCATCCGGGCTTTATAGCTGTGAAGAGGTCAGGAGAATGCTGAATAACGAGGGTTTTAAGCGAACAAAGCAAGCGTTCATGAACATGCTTAGAAATCCATTCTATTATGGCTATATTCTTGTTAAGGAGTGGCAAAATGAGCCTGAAGAATTGGTAAAAGGTATACATGAGCCTATAATTTCTGAAACCGTTTTTAGCAAAGTTCAGCTTGTGTTGAAAAGACGGAAAAGAAACTGGCCGAAAACTCAGGCGCTAAATGAGCAACTGCCACTGAGGGGGCATCTCATTTGCCAAGATTGTGGTAAGAGTTTAACTGGAAGCGGCTCGGTGAGCAGAAATAAGTCAATTCACCACTATTATCATTGCCAAAATGGTTGCAAAGAGCGCTTTAGGGCTGATAATGCCAATGTATGTTTTGCTGAATACCTCAAAACCTTTGAGGTTCCAACCGATGTAGTGCAATTATACAAAGAGGTTTTAAAGGACATGTTTCAGCAAGACGATAGTGAAAGGAAAAAGAAGCTCGCGGATATAGATAAACAAATGCGTTTAGTAAATGGGCGTTTAGCTTCGCTTGCGGACAAACTAGCTGATGACAAGATTAGCTATGAAGACTTCAATGAAGCCAAGCTACGCTATAAAGAAGAACTTAATAAAATGGATATTGAATACCAGGAGCTAAATGGCATAAAATCATCTTTTGACAGGTATCTCACTTACGGATTGATGATCCTGCCAGACATATCGAAATACTATACACAAGCTGATCTCACTGCAAAGCGGGAGATTGTTGGTTCGATATTTCCCGAAAAAGTGATTTTTGACGGTAAAAGTTATCGAACCAGTCGTGTTAATGGATTATTCAGTCTCTTTTCCAATACTGGCAAGGGTTTGGGAGGTCAGAAAAATAAAAAGGCCGGAAAAAATTCCGACCTTTTTGATCTTGCTCCCCCTTCTGGACTTGAACCAGAGACCCCATGA
- a CDS encoding glycosyltransferase family 2 protein encodes MKLSVIIVNYNVKYFLEVCLHSVQRAIQGMPSEIIVVDNNSKDGSVEMVRDKFPAIILIANNENTGFSKANNQGVTIAKGEYVLFLNPDTVMPEDFANKMVAYMDAHPEAGSIGPRLIDGKGQFAPDGKKSFPSLSVAIFKTLGINKLFPKSPYFNKYYAVHIGERETAEVDVLSGCCMMVRNSAMQKAGGAFDEDYFMYCEDVDLSYRIKKAGYKNIYYPEVDLIHYKGESTRKATLSYVRIFNEALSTFVKKHYSKQNAALFILLINIGIVLRAILGGVRQVLKVLRMPLFDALILLGTLWVIEDFWVEQVKEIRPIPLGSILATFPAYILIWVLSLYINGAYDQPYKALRVIRGMVTGTVVILAFFGLLPAELRYSRAIIIFTAFSGTVMMLALHELLYRLGIFKFIPYDKLPRKAIIVASPEPYRETAAILQRVHYAPDLAGRISTHEYHEGALTSLNEMKQLMYTASINEVIFCVNGLTYTEIFTQMEQCGPDYDYKIHLPGSQSFVGSNSSHTAGDLYTIDKRYHLSAFSHQRNKRMVDIFASAGFLLLFVFIGWFVKKPGAFFGNIFTVLTGRKTWVGYAAGVSTKGLPQIKDGIIPPYNILPAFEPPYEVKQQLNTVYAQKYTPTADINLMLKNYKYLGSF; translated from the coding sequence ATGAAGCTTTCGGTAATTATCGTTAACTACAATGTAAAATACTTCCTTGAAGTATGCCTTCACTCTGTACAAAGAGCGATACAAGGCATGCCTTCGGAGATCATTGTAGTAGATAATAACTCGAAAGACGGCAGTGTGGAAATGGTAAGAGACAAGTTTCCGGCGATCATCCTGATAGCAAATAATGAGAATACCGGCTTTTCAAAAGCCAACAACCAGGGTGTGACCATAGCCAAAGGAGAATATGTACTGTTCCTGAACCCTGACACGGTGATGCCTGAAGATTTCGCCAACAAAATGGTGGCGTACATGGACGCGCATCCTGAGGCCGGTTCTATAGGTCCTCGGCTAATAGATGGAAAAGGGCAGTTTGCGCCGGATGGCAAGAAATCTTTTCCATCACTCTCGGTGGCTATTTTCAAAACACTTGGCATTAATAAACTCTTCCCGAAATCGCCTTATTTCAACAAGTATTATGCAGTACACATAGGTGAACGCGAAACTGCTGAAGTAGACGTGCTTTCGGGCTGCTGTATGATGGTACGGAACAGCGCGATGCAAAAGGCAGGAGGAGCTTTTGACGAAGACTATTTCATGTACTGCGAGGACGTAGACCTGTCGTACCGAATAAAAAAGGCAGGTTACAAGAATATATACTACCCTGAAGTTGACCTGATACACTACAAAGGCGAAAGTACACGCAAGGCTACCCTATCTTATGTAAGGATATTTAACGAAGCGCTGTCAACCTTCGTGAAGAAGCACTACAGCAAGCAAAACGCTGCGTTGTTCATTTTGCTGATCAATATCGGCATTGTACTTAGGGCCATACTTGGTGGGGTGAGACAAGTATTGAAAGTGCTCCGCATGCCGCTGTTTGACGCCCTCATATTACTGGGCACTCTCTGGGTGATAGAAGACTTCTGGGTAGAGCAGGTAAAGGAGATCCGGCCCATTCCACTGGGGTCGATACTGGCAACCTTTCCAGCTTATATTTTGATCTGGGTACTCAGCCTATATATCAACGGCGCATACGATCAGCCATACAAGGCACTGCGCGTGATAAGAGGTATGGTCACCGGCACAGTAGTGATCCTGGCCTTCTTTGGCTTGCTGCCCGCCGAACTCAGATATTCGCGCGCTATCATCATCTTTACGGCTTTCAGCGGAACGGTGATGATGTTGGCCCTGCATGAACTGTTATACCGCCTGGGCATCTTTAAGTTCATACCCTACGACAAGCTACCACGTAAGGCTATCATCGTCGCCTCGCCGGAGCCGTATCGTGAAACAGCCGCCATCCTGCAGCGAGTGCACTATGCCCCCGACCTGGCCGGACGTATCAGCACACACGAATACCATGAAGGTGCGCTAACAAGCCTGAACGAAATGAAGCAACTGATGTATACAGCCAGCATCAACGAAGTGATATTTTGTGTGAACGGGCTGACCTATACTGAGATCTTCACGCAAATGGAGCAGTGCGGACCCGATTATGACTACAAGATACACCTGCCGGGCAGCCAGAGCTTTGTAGGCAGCAACTCAAGCCATACAGCCGGCGACCTGTATACCATAGACAAGCGTTATCATTTGTCGGCTTTCTCGCACCAGCGCAACAAGCGGATGGTGGACATCTTCGCTTCTGCAGGCTTTTTACTGCTGTTTGTTTTCATAGGCTGGTTTGTTAAAAAGCCGGGAGCTTTCTTCGGCAATATCTTCACGGTATTGACAGGCAGGAAGACCTGGGTAGGCTATGCAGCCGGAGTAAGCACAAAAGGACTGCCACAAATAAAAGACGGGATCATTCCACCATACAACATTTTACCAGCTTTTGAGCCGCCGTACGAGGTTAAACAACAGCTAAATACAGTGTATGCACAGAAGTATACGCCTACTGCAGACATCAACCTAATGCTTAAGAATTATAAATATCTGGGAAGTTTTTAA